The following nucleotide sequence is from Tardiphaga alba.
CCTGTCGGCGCCGCCGATATTTCAGCGACGGCGATTATCATCGCACCCAGCGGTCTCGACATCCGGCCCCTGGCAACGGATGTCGAAGTCTGTTTGATCAGGATCCTAGGACGGTGCAGCCCACCGAGCTGTCCTTGCTTAGATACAGCAGGGCATTTTCCCGCAGGCCGTCAAACCAGATTCCCTTGCCGATGTAGCGGTATCCCACTCCCATCGGTACAAGCCTGACATAGGCCGAACGCTGCGGTGCCAGCTGGATTCGGGCGGTAACAATCTCCCCTGCGACACTGACGGCGATCGGGCAAACCGGATACTGGCGGCCGTTTTCGCAGCTCAATGCAACCTCTGCGCAGCTTCCGATGACTGCGCCCCCGGCGGGTGTCAGGCCGAGATCGGCTGCTTTAGCCGCATTCGGAGTGCCGGCGATAAGCCCCAAAATAAGGGCTAAGGCGCTGATTTTAATGGCGAAATCAAATCTCATTGCGGTTCCCCAGCGAAGTCCTCGGCACCACCATTAGTTAACGGGAGGCCGACGTCAACAAAGTTCCTTATCGCGCTCTGCGAGTGGCGCGTGAAGTTGCAATTTAACCACAGTTAGCCTTTGAGCAAAATTGGACGCAAGAGTTCCTTGACCGAAAGTCGCGCGGAACCGAGTATGCATCCTTAAGGAACTCTTAATATTCGCGTTTAGGTTTTAATTTTCCTTTTTTCGGGATCACGATCATGAATGGACCATTCCAGGTTGCGCAGGCGAATGTGGCAGTGCAGTCCGCGAACACGGCGCGCGCAGCACGCGTCGTCAAGATCGCAAAGCCATTCAATGATCAATCCGTTGTTGTCCCGCTCAGCTACGACGGCACAGTCAAAGCGGATCTCTCGGCGATCGCCGGAGAAAACATCACGCTGGTACATATCGGCGAGAAGCTGATCATTCTGTTCGACAACAAATCGACAGTCACGCTCGAGCCGTTCTTCGATGCGGCCGGCAAGCCGCTCGATGCCATCAATGTCGAAGTCTCGCCGGGGCGTTTGCTCACTGGTGCCGAGTTCGCAGCGCTCTTCCCCGTCACGGAAGATCAGTCGATTCTTCCTGCGGCCGGTGAGGGCAATGCCGGCGGCGCGCAGTCGTCGGGTGCAAATTTCAGCACGGTCGGCATCGATCCGCTCGCCGCGCCGAATCCGATCGATCTGCTCGGCCAGGAAGAGCTGCCGAATTTCGTGATCAACAATTTGTTGGCGCAGGTTTTCATCGATGGCATTCCGACGGCTGGGGATGACGATCGTCTTGCGCTCGATGACGACGAGATTTTCGGTGCCAATGGCAATCCGGGTGGTGTTGACGATATCGTTGCGCCAGCTTCGTTCAACGGCACCCTGACGCATGATTTTGGAATCGATGGCGTCGGCGACATCACCTTCGCTTTGATGAACGGTGCCACCCGGACCTTCAATGACATCACGGTCACGTTTACTTGGAATCAGGCAACGCATACGCTGATCGCCAATGATGGCAGCAACGACGTGTTCTCACTGACGGTCACCAATCCGGCGACCGGCGCGTTTACGATCAACATGCTGCACGCTCTGCATCACCACAGCGATGCACTCGCGGACGACACCGAAGTGAGCGCCACGTTCGGCCTGACCTATACCGTCACCGATGCCAGCGGGACTGCGGTGAACGGCACGCTGACGCTGGAAATCAACGACGATACGCCGATCGCGCGCGACAGCGCGCCGGTTGACGTGGAGATTCCCAACGAAGGTAGCGAAGGCGGCGAGGGGAGCGAAGGCGGCTCCACGCAATACGCGACGCTCGATGATGAAGGCCAATCCGGCGGCATCGCGGGCGATGCCCTCAACGGCGACGATCCAGGCGAAGGCAAGTGGGTTTCGGGCAAGCTCGATATCGCGCCAGGTGCCGACGGTCTCAAGGCCGTGGCGTTCACCGATGCCGAAGGCGCTCCGCAGGTCAAGGTCACGGCCGACGATGGCAGCAATCCTCCGCTGCAGGTAATCTGGATCGATGGGGACGGTGTTGGTCATCTCGAGACTGTCAGCTTGGCCTGGGTGTCCAACGGCACGGGAGGTGGCACGCTCACGGGCACCAGCGCGCACTTCCTCGCGGGAAAGCCCGCATTCACGCTGATTGTGAACGCGGCGGGCGAGTACACATTCACGATCAACGCACCGTTGGCGCATCCGCTAACCAGCAATCCGAATTCCGAAGAGGCTGGGACCTCCTGGGAGGACAACCTCCGTCTCACTTTCTCCTATACGGCAACGGACGGTGACGGCGACAAGTCGAGCGCGACGCTTACCATCAATGTCGATGACGATTCGCCGACCATCGAGGTTTATCAGGAGTTTTCCGAGAACGAGAGCCCTGCAACGCTGCATCTGACGCTCGATGAATCGATCGGAGCCGACGTCAACGATTCGAACGCACAAACGGATGACGTTCCCCGAACACTGTGCCCGATCCGACTGGCGTGAAGCCGATCGGCGAGATCAAGACATCGGCAGGTGGGGATGAAAGTCAGGGCCAATTGCAAGCGCTGTTCGGTGTCTACAAGAACGCTGGCGCCGATGGTGAGAAGTCGACGACTTACGCCTATTCGTTCAGCCTGACGGGTGCGGGCGAGGGTGGCGGCGTCGCGACCCAGCTTCACGTAACCGATGCGACGGGGCACTACAGCGACACCACGATCTATCTGTTCCGCATCAGCGATACCGAGATCGTCGGCTATGTCGGCAACAGCCAGACCGGTGACATCGCACTCCGTCTGACGCTCACTGACGCCGGGAATCTGTCTGGCGCCCAGTTCATTGTCGATCAGTATATGGCGATTGACCATGGCAATGACGGCAACAATTTTGACTCGATCCAGTCGCTGCTGCTGGCCGGACAAAATGCGAGCCTCGGCATCACGCTGACCGCGACGATCACCGACAATGATGGTGACAAGGTCAGCGATTCCGCGACCGTGTCGCTGGCGACGAATGCGTCTTCTGGAATCGACTTCCAGGACGACGGTCCGACACTATCGGTCGCCCCGCATAATGTCGCCTCGAATGATTTCTTCTTCAGCGGCTTCACCCCGTACGGGAACTGGGGCGCGAACAGCGGAATCGCGACCGGGACCTCCGGTTCTTGGACCATCGGTGGGACGGCTCCGACCGATCCGAACAATCCCGACCAATACGGCACCGGCACCATCCAGCTCGAACGCGTGGGCGATGGCTATCAGGGGATGCACACCTCGACCGGCGGCTTCATGGTCGATCTGGATGCGACGGCGCGTGACATCAGCTTGACCCAGACGGTCAACGGACTGGTCCCAGGCCAGACCTACATTCTGTCCTTCGAGGCCGGCGCACCGGTGCCCGGCAGCGCGCATCTCCAGGTCTGGTTCGGCGGTCAGCTGGTCGCCGATATCGATCCGACCAATGCGATGAAGATCTATACCGTCGAGGTCACCGCGGGCTCCGGCAGCAATGTGCTGGAATTCCGTGAAACCGGCGCTCCCGATAATCAGGGCACCTATCTAGCCAATGTGAAGATCGTCGATGCCATCGTCATCGATGAGACGCCTGGCGTCGATGCCGCTTCAAACGAGACGACCGATCCTGCGATCATTGCGTTGTTCAATGGCGTCAATAACAAGGGCTCCGACGCCGGCATGGGGCCGGCGCAATATGCCACCGGCAAGTCGAGCGCGCTCGACGTCACCGTCGATTTCGGCACCGATGGTCCGCAGGGCGGCAATGCTGCCGCGGCGACGGTCTACAATCTCATTGCCGTCAACGGTACGTTTTCAGGTCTCTCCACCTCGGCAGGGCAGGCGATTCAGCTGTTCTCCGAAAATGGCGGAACGATCATTGTCGGCCGTTACGATTCCAATGGTGTCGGCGGTGTGACCTCGGCAGACAATGCCGCTTTCGCCATCACCATCAATCCGCAGACTGGCGTGATCTCGATCGTGCAGTATGTGTCGCTGAGCCATCCCGATCACAACAGCTACGACGAAGGAATTTATCTCAACAGCGGTGTGTTGAAGGCCAATGTCACCGTCACCGACGGCGATGGCGATCATGTTTCCAAGGCTGCCGACATTTCCGGCATGATCCGCTTCGAGGACGATGGACCTTCGCTCACTGGAAAAATCATCGAGCGGACGGTCGATGAGGACGACATCAGGACCTCGTGGTCGCAGGGTAACAGCCCGAATGATGGCGACGCTGACGGCTCCTTGACCGAAGGATCGACCGGTGCGGCGATCGTGACCGGTTCGCTCAGCTCGCTCGTCAAGGCCGGCGCTGATGATCCCGGCAAATTCTCCTTCACGGCCACAGCGGTCAACCAGTTGCAGGCTCTGCATCTGTTCTCGAAAGAGACGGCCACCGGCAATGGCGAGAACGGCAAGGAGCTCGTCTACTCAAATCCGGTGACGAACGGCAATGAGATCGTCATCACCGCCTATGAGCCGAACCCGCAAGGCAATCCGGTTTTTTCGATCACCCTGAACACGGTGACGGGCGCCTATGAATTCCGTCTGTTCGACGAACTGATCCACACCGTGGGCGATGGTGAAAACACCATGCTGCGCTCCGGCCCGGACGGCAGCATTTCGGGTCTCGATCTCGGTTCCATCATCAACTTCACCGACCGTGATGGCGATTCCATCAATCTTGGCGGCAAGTTCATCATCAAGATCACCGATGACGTTCCGCATGCCGATATCGATATCGGCCGCGGCTCCGTCACCATCGACGAAAGCGCCGGCAACCAGGCGGACGATACGACATCGGCGGCGGTCAAGAATCAGTTCGCCTCTATTGCGATAAACGTCAACGGCGCGCTCGCTTATGCGCGCAGTGACGTTGCTGTCGTCGTGAACAATTCCGATATCGGTGCGGATTCGCCGCCCTATCCGCATCAATACGCATTGGGTCTTGCCCAGGGAGTCGTGTTCTCCGGTCTCTATGTCACCGATGGCACGGCCACTGGCAGCAAGATCAATCTGTCCGTTAACGACGCAGGTCTAGTGATCGGTACGGTCGCCGAAGGTGCGCTGGCGGGCCAGATCGCATTCGCCATTGCTATCGCCTCGGATGGCCGCGTCAGCGTCGCGCAGTATCTGCCGATACGGCATGACGACCGCGGCGATTTCAACGAGAGCAACGACAACGGTTCGAACAGCGCCGACGCATCGCCCAACGACACGCCGAATCCGGTTCAGCAGAATCTCGACGGCAAGATCACCGTCACGCTGACGGTCAAGGATTCTGACGGCGACACGTCCACCGACACCGTCAATATCGGCAAGCTCATCACTTTCCTCGATGACGGCCCGAGCGTGTCTTCCAACGCCGCAGTTGCGCTCGAGGACGACGATCTTCCGGGCGGCATCGATGGCGGCCCCGGGGACGACAACGCGCCGTTGAATGCGACTGGCACCCTCAGCCATGATTACGGTGCCGATGGTCCGGGCAAGCTGGTGCTGACGGGCACGGATCTGCCAGCCGGCTTCTCTATGTCGCTGGCATCAGATGGTCTGTCGATGATCATCAGCCAGGGCAATAGGCCTGTTCTGAAGATCGAACTGACCAATGACACCGACGGCGCGTATAAAGTCACCCAACTCAATCCGATCGATCATCCGACACTCAATGGTCAGAACGGCGACGATACCGAGAACAATCTTCCGTTCACGGTGAAGTACAGCGTGACCGATGGTGACGGCGATACCATCACCGGCAGCATCAAGATCGACGTGGACGACGATTCGCCCGAGCCGAAATTCATCCTGCAATCCGGCGCATCGGTGACGATCGACGAGACCGCGGGCCTGCAGAATGCGACCGCCACGCCCAATGTGGTCGGAGACAAGGACGACAACGACGTCGCCATCCCATTCCCGGTGGCGGTGACCAATCCGGGCAACCCTGGTTCGACCTCGACGCTGAACGGCGCGCCTGCAGTGGCGCAGAGCGCCGGTCCGGTTGTTGTCGTCACTCCGAACTACGGCGCCGATGGCCCTGGCAGCACCGTGTTCGCGATCGACGTGCCCGGCAATAACGCCGTTGACAGCGGCCTGCGCACAACGGTCGGCGATCGTCCGATCTATCTGTTCGAGGTGAATTCGACTCTGATTGTCGGCCGTTACGACGTGAATGGCGGCAGCATCAGTTCGAGCGATCCGGCGGCGTTTGCGATCCATATCGATCCGACCACCGGCAAGCTCACGGTCGTGCAATATGTCGCCATCGAGCATGACGATCGCGGTGACTTCGACGAATACAACGACAACGGCTCCAGCGCGAACGATGCGTCGCCGGACGACGGTCGCCCGATACAGCAGGCAATCACGAACGGCGCCGTCCGCGTCACCGTGACGGTGACCGATCACGACGGCGACTCGGTCTCTGAATCGTTCAACATCGGCAACAAGATCGTCTTCGAGGACGATGGTCCGACCGTCCAGGTCACGGTGACCAATGAAGCGAGTGTCGTGCTCGAGACGCAGGACGCCGAAACGATCGGCCAGAATGTCAGCGACACCGCCGTATCGACCGCAGACTTCAGCGGTGTCTTCGGTGTCGTATCGTCCTTCGGTGCGGATGGTGCTGGCCCGAATGGCGGCGTCACCTCGACCTACAAGCTCAGCCTTGCCGTGAGCGAGGGTACCCCG
It contains:
- a CDS encoding DUF5801 repeats-in-toxin domain-containing protein; the encoded protein is MNGPFQVAQANVAVQSANTARAARVVKIAKPFNDQSVVVPLSYDGTVKADLSAIAGENITLVHIGEKLIILFDNKSTVTLEPFFDAAGKPLDAINVEVSPGRLLTGAEFAALFPVTEDQSILPAAGEGNAGGAQSSGANFSTVGIDPLAAPNPIDLLGQEELPNFVINNLLAQVFIDGIPTAGDDDRLALDDDEIFGANGNPGGVDDIVAPASFNGTLTHDFGIDGVGDITFALMNGATRTFNDITVTFTWNQATHTLIANDGSNDVFSLTVTNPATGAFTINMLHALHHHSDALADDTEVSATFGLTYTVTDASGTAVNGTLTLEINDDTPIARDSAPVDVEIPNEGSEGGEGSEGGSTQYATLDDEGQSGGIAGDALNGDDPGEGKWVSGKLDIAPGADGLKAVAFTDAEGAPQVKVTADDGSNPPLQVIWIDGDGVGHLETVSLAWVSNGTGGGTLTGTSAHFLAGKPAFTLIVNAAGEYTFTINAPLAHPLTSNPNSEEAGTSWEDNLRLTFSYTATDGDGDKSSATLTINVDDDSPTIEVYQEFSENESPATLHLTLDESIGADVNDSNAQTDDVPRTLCPIRLA